In Vicinamibacteria bacterium, a genomic segment contains:
- a CDS encoding molybdenum cofactor guanylyltransferase — protein sequence MEIEGAILVGGESRRMGRDKSTLILGGRPVLERLKETLAPLTCRLRVVGGSGSGATAGLEHQPDLRPGLGPLSGIHSALSTAHRSNVLVVACDLPFVTTPFLTAIAKRASSDVEGVVPLTRDGPVPVCALYRTTCLRALEARLDRGELSAQSFVESIAVRWVRQRELRAIDPEDLCLFNMNDPSDYEAALAIVARETP from the coding sequence ATGGAAATCGAAGGCGCGATCCTCGTGGGCGGGGAGAGCCGTCGCATGGGGCGAGACAAATCGACTTTGATTCTCGGGGGCCGTCCGGTTCTCGAGCGGCTGAAGGAGACTCTGGCTCCACTCACCTGTCGACTGCGCGTGGTGGGTGGCTCTGGTTCCGGCGCGACCGCAGGGCTCGAGCATCAGCCCGACCTCAGGCCGGGTCTCGGCCCCCTGTCGGGAATCCACAGTGCATTGAGTACCGCCCATCGGTCGAACGTTCTCGTCGTAGCCTGCGATTTGCCGTTCGTCACCACACCGTTCTTGACCGCCATCGCGAAACGCGCGTCTTCCGACGTCGAAGGGGTCGTTCCCTTGACTCGCGACGGGCCGGTGCCGGTTTGCGCCTTGTATCGGACGACGTGCTTGCGAGCGCTCGAGGCCCGGCTGGATCGTGGGGAGCTTTCCGCCCAATCCTTCGTCGAGTCGATTGCGGTGCGCTGGGTGAGACAGCGCGAGCTGCGCGCGATCGATCCCGAGGATCTCTGTCTTTTCAACATGAACGACCCCTCGGACTACGAAGCGGCCCTGGCGATCGTCGCCCGCGAAACACCCTGA